CTACGTCCTTATCTGCCTCAAGGGTATCAGAGAACCTCTGTGAGCTTGATTTGAGAGCACCCGCCATCTGCAAGATCGATTCGGAAAGAGCTTCCTGCTCAGAACGTTGACGGTCAAGCAAGGCCTcagctgttgctgttgaagttTGGGGCGCGGAGGGTTTGCCGCGGGTGGCAAAGAGGGCAGCGCGTGCGGTTGAGTGTGAGGAAGGTGAAGGTGATGTATTTGCACCTCGTGGTCTGAGTGTTTGTGATGTTTGAGTGGGTTCTTGGGTATGTTGTACAGGTTTGGCAGTCTCAGGGGTTGCTGTCGAGGCGGGCACTGGTGGCAGAGTTGAAGCTGGAACTGCTGTGACTGGTATTTCTGTTGTCTCTGGGGGTTGTAATTCGGCATCATCGTCTTGCCCTGAGCTTTCAGTTGGCTGTCCTGTTGATATAGAGTCCATCATACTGTCGCTCGGTGTAGGTATTATCTCTGAGAGaatgtcttcttcatcggtACTtgcgtcgtcgtcgtcttcatcgaGTGCTACCTATCGATATGTCAGCTAATCGTTCGCCTCTTTTTCAGGTCAGCTCTCACTTGTCTCAAGTCTTCTAGTCGATCTAAGAGTAGTTCTAATAGCTCTCGTTTGCCGTTCAAGTCTCCTTGCACTTCAGCTCGTCGACCTGGAGCTTTAATTGCCAGCGCATCATGTTCCAATTTTGATAACGCATTTCGTGCGTAGTCGAGGTTCTGTAGCCAATGTCAGGTCGTGTTCGCATTGAAACGGCCATTTATTCTCTTACAGATGCTACCCTTGCTCTTTCAAACTCGCTGGATCGTAGTCTTCGTTCGCGGTCGCTATCGGTATGTAAAACAGTCTTCTGTAATCGCGAGAGTAGAGTTCCGAGCTCTGCTGAAGCAATATCAATTGCGCTTCTGTTAAGCGACGGGCTTGCTGATTGCGAAAGTCGCGCCAT
This Fusarium poae strain DAOMC 252244 chromosome 3, whole genome shotgun sequence DNA region includes the following protein-coding sequences:
- a CDS encoding hypothetical protein (TransMembrane:1 (i324-344o)~BUSCO:53500at5125); its protein translation is MARLSQSASPSLNRSAIDIASAELGTLLSRLQKTVLHTDSDRERRLRSSEFERARVASNLDYARNALSKLEHDALAIKAPGRRAEVQGDLNGKRELLELLLDRLEDLRQVALDEDDDDASTDEEDILSEIIPTPSDSMMDSISTGQPTESSGQDDDAELQPPETTEIPVTAVPASTLPPVPASTATPETAKPVQHTQEPTQTSQTLRPRGANTSPSPSSHSTARAALFATRGKPSAPQTSTATAEALLDRQRSEQEALSESILQMAGALKSSSQRFSDTLEADKDVVGRASEGMDKTEQSMEAARGRMGTLKRMTEGKGYFGRLKLYAMVYGLMLVCFLVVFFMPKLRF